The region CTGATCCGGGGGCCAGGTGACCGTCGCGGTGCATCTCCGCGTGGTCACGGTAACGATAAGAAAGCGCTGACGTTATAGCCTTTTGCTGACCGCTGTCCCGCCGATGCGATTGAATGGCCACGTCGACGGGGGGCGACCCTTGCTGAGCCGAAGGGGTTTCATGGGTGCCGCATCGTTTGTCGGTCGGGTGGGCGGTCTAGCCGTCGCGTTGGGCGTCGGGGTAGCAGCCTTTGCAGGAGCCGGTGCGGCCTGGGCCGACGACACGAGTTCCTCACCGGCGAAGTCGTCGGCTTCGGAGAACACCTCGGCACGTGCGGGAACCACCACCAAAGACACGACCGGGGACACGGCCAAGGACACGGCCACGAAGACCACCGGGGATCGGTCGACCGACACCCCGAAGCGCAGATCCCCGAAGAAGGCAGGACGCGGCGGCGACTCCGGCGCGGACGGGTCCGACAACGCCACGCCGAGCGAGGACGCCGACCAGAAGGCCCCCGCGGAGCCGGAGGGCACGGAGTCGACGCCGACGACGTCGCCGTCGCCGTCGCCGTCGACAGGCACCTCCGCCACGACCCGCGCCTCCAAGCCGCCCAGAAAGCCCCGGCCGGAGTCCTCAGCGGCCTCGACTCCGAAGTCCGTCAAGCACACTGACGCCGAGCCCGAGCCGTCGAAGGCGGCCTCCAAGACGCCCGACGCGACGGCCACCTCCACGTCGACGGCCACCTCCACGTCCACGGCCACCTCCACGTCCGCGAGCACCAAGGCGTCGACCGATCCCGCTGAGCCTCCGCGAGAGGCCAAGACGGTCACACTGTTCAGCCACACCAGCAGCCTCGCCGCCGACAGCAGCACCGCGGTCGCGCCGACCCCGAAACCCAACCTGGTCACAGCCGTCGTCAATGTCGTGCACAGCATGCTCGACTGGGCCCATCAGAAGGCCGGCGCCGGACAGAACGACCCGGCACAGCCTCCGTTCCTGTGGGCTCTGATGTCGTTCGCCCGGCGGGAATTCGAATCGCTGCTCGCCGCCCGCAGCACCACGACGGCCGCGGTCGGCACTGCCGTCGCGTCGACCAGTCTGGCCCTGGCCGACCAGCCCGCCGCTGCCGCCGCGACCGTGCTGACGCCGTACTCGCCGTGGCTCAATCCACAGGTCAGCTCCTCGACCAACTTCGTCAGCTGGGTGACCGGCAACTACGTCTACGGCGACAAGACGCTGGCCAACACGCTGAACCGGTTCCAGGTCTACGGCACCGACGTCGGGACGATGTGGGACAACGGCATGGTCGACGACCCGACGACCCCGTACAACGAACATCAGCTGCTCATCGCCGTCGGCGACACGTTCGGCGCGGCCAACATGACCGGCAGGCACATCTACAACACCCTCTTCCGCAGTTCCGACACCAACCTCTCCGACGGCATGACCATCCCGAACGGGGAGTGGTTCAACGGCAACATGTTCGGCGGCGCCCCGCTGTCCCAACCGACCCAGGCGCGACCCATCATCAACCGGCCGACATGGGCGCCGAACTCGGTGACACTCATCCCGACCGCCGGCGTCTCCGTGAACGTTCCGGTCACTTCCGAAACGCCCTACGGCACAATCCAATACGTCACATTCATGTCGGTGTCCAACTGGGGCTCGGCAGGTCGCTGGACCACCAACTACGCGGGCATCGCGTACTCCACCGACAACGGCGAGAACTTCACCGTCGACCGCGGAAGCGTGCGCTACAACTCGATCTTCAGCGGCAACAAGAACTTCCAGCAGTCGGCATTCGTCAAGGGCGATGACGGCTACATCTACATGTACGGCACGCCCAACGGCCGTCAGGGCGCGGCATACGTCGCGCGCGTGGCACCCGACGACATCCTCAACCTGTCCAAGTACCAGTACTACAAGGCACCCTCGAAGACGTGGTTCGGCACCACGGTCCCGGGCGCCTGGGTCACGGGCCGCCCGCAGTCGGCGTCGGCGATCATCGGCAAGTCCGGCGGGTTCCTCGGCATGACGAAGCCCGGGTACACCGTCAGCGAGATGTCGGTGCAGTACAACGAGTACCTCGGCAAGTACATCGTGCTCTACGGCGACCAGTCCAACAACATCGTGATGCGCACCGCCGATACGCCCGAAGGCGTTTGGTCGGACCCGACGATCCTGATGACGCAGCAGCCGGGCGGTATCTACGCACCCATGCTGAACCCGTGGTCGCCGTCGACGCTGGGCACGGGCCCGGACCTGTACTGGAACCTGTCGCTGTGGTCCAGCTACGACGTCATGATGATGCACACCGACCTGACCAAGCTCTGATCAGTCCAGCGGCACCTCGAGGATCGGGCGGTCCTGTGCCGCACCGGGACCGTCGAAGTGCCACCACTCGCCGGAGTAGGGCGTCAGGCCGCCCGCGGTCATCGCGTCGCGGAGGCGGGCTCTGTTCGCCTGTGCGGGGGCGCTGACGCCCTCGGTGGCCTCAGCGTGACTGCGTGAGGAGAAGTCGTCGAATCCGGTGCCCATGTCGGCCAAACCGTTCGAGCCGGCGAGCGTCACGTCGACCGACCGCCCCGTCTCGTGGCTGCGCGCGAACCGGCCCGGGCGCGCGACCCAGGCCGGGTTGGGGACGGCCTCGAACATCCTCACCTGAACCTCATGGGGCCGGTAGCAGTCCCAGAACACGAGTCGTTCTCCGCCCTGCCGCAACCGGTCCGCGGCGGCGACCAGGCCGGGAACCAGTGATTCGTGCACCAGGCACCGGGCGTCGGCGGGATACACCGGGATGCCGACGAAGTTGTCCGGCGTCGCGTAGCGCAGGTCGATCACCGCATCGGCGACGACAGAGCGGACGTCGACGAAGCCGGCTGCGCGGGCCTGATCCGACACCGGCGGAACGGGCGATGCCCGTGACAACGGAATTGCCCTCGCAGGAGGCAGCACGGCAGCGGCGACCGACAGGAATCCAATGATCAAGCAGCGCAGCGCGACAACGCCCATTCCGTCAGCGTAGGCATACACTGCGCTCGTGCGCGATGTCCTCGACGAGTTGCTGGCGGTCTGGCGGACCGGCGGCACGGCGGGGTTGTCGACCGTCGTGCGCACGATGAGGTCCGCGCCGCGACCACCCGGCGCCGCGATGGTGGTCTCCCCCGACGGCTCGGTAGCCGGTTCGGTGTCGGGTGGCTGCGTCGAGGCCGCCGTGTACGAGGTCGCCAACGACGTCGTCGCCAGCGGGGTGCCCGAGTTGCAGCGCTACGGAGTCAGCGACGACGAGGCCTTCTCGGTGGGCCTGACGTGTGGCGGCACCATCGACGTCTTCACCGAACCGGTGTCGCGCAACACCTTTCCGCAGCTGCAGAGCGTCGCCGACGACATCGCCGCCCACCGCGCCGTCGCCGTGGCGACGATCGTCGCCCACCCCGACCACAAGCGCCTCGGCCTGCGTCTGATCGTGGGAGCGGACTCGGCCACGGGGTCGCTGGGGTCTGCCCGTGCCGACGCCGCCGTCGCCGACGACGCCCGTGGCCTGCTGGCCGCCGGCCGGTCGGCGGTGCTGTCCTACGGTCCGGACGGGCAGCGCCAGGAGGCCGGAATGGAGGTGTTCATCGCCAGTCACGCGCCGCGTCCGAGGATGCTGGTGTTCGGCGCGATCGACTTCGCCTCCGCACTTGCTCAGCAAGGCAGCCTGCTCTCCTACCGCGTGACCGTCTGTGACGCGCGGCCGGTCTTCACCACCGCAGCGCGCTTCCCCGCCGCCGAAGACGTCGTCGTCGACTGGCCGCACCGCTACCTCGCCGCCCAGGCGGAGGCGGGCGCGATCGACGCGCGCACCGCGATCTGCGTACTGACCCACGATCCGAAATTCGACGTGCCCGTCCTCGAGGTGGCGCTGCGCCTGCCCGAAGTCGGCTACATCGGCGTGATGGGGTCGCGCCGCACGCACGACGACCGGATGCGGCGGCTGCGCGAGGCGGGCCTGACCGACTCCGAACTGGCCCGGCTGGCCAGCCCCATCGGCCTCGACCTCGGTGCCCGCACCCCCGAGGAGACCGCCGTGTCGATCGCCGCTGAGATCATCGCGCGTCGGTGGGGCGGCGGTGGCCGGCCGCTCTCCGGCACCGGCGGCCGGATCCACCACTGAAACCCCGCGGGGGCCGTGAGACACCAGTAGTGGAAATGTCGCTCTCGGATGCGATAACGTCACTCTCAGGTGCGGAAGGGGATCGACGATGACTTCAGCCGAGCTGGCTCCTCCCGGCGGGACGGCCGTCACGCCCCGCTACGCGGGCGCGCGGGTCCCGCGCGTCGAGGACACCCGCCTGCTCAC is a window of Mycolicibacterium chubuense NBB4 DNA encoding:
- a CDS encoding DUF4185 domain-containing protein, translating into MGAASFVGRVGGLAVALGVGVAAFAGAGAAWADDTSSSPAKSSASENTSARAGTTTKDTTGDTAKDTATKTTGDRSTDTPKRRSPKKAGRGGDSGADGSDNATPSEDADQKAPAEPEGTESTPTTSPSPSPSTGTSATTRASKPPRKPRPESSAASTPKSVKHTDAEPEPSKAASKTPDATATSTSTATSTSTATSTSASTKASTDPAEPPREAKTVTLFSHTSSLAADSSTAVAPTPKPNLVTAVVNVVHSMLDWAHQKAGAGQNDPAQPPFLWALMSFARREFESLLAARSTTTAAVGTAVASTSLALADQPAAAAATVLTPYSPWLNPQVSSSTNFVSWVTGNYVYGDKTLANTLNRFQVYGTDVGTMWDNGMVDDPTTPYNEHQLLIAVGDTFGAANMTGRHIYNTLFRSSDTNLSDGMTIPNGEWFNGNMFGGAPLSQPTQARPIINRPTWAPNSVTLIPTAGVSVNVPVTSETPYGTIQYVTFMSVSNWGSAGRWTTNYAGIAYSTDNGENFTVDRGSVRYNSIFSGNKNFQQSAFVKGDDGYIYMYGTPNGRQGAAYVARVAPDDILNLSKYQYYKAPSKTWFGTTVPGAWVTGRPQSASAIIGKSGGFLGMTKPGYTVSEMSVQYNEYLGKYIVLYGDQSNNIVMRTADTPEGVWSDPTILMTQQPGGIYAPMLNPWSPSTLGTGPDLYWNLSLWSSYDVMMMHTDLTKL
- a CDS encoding M15 family metallopeptidase, whose amino-acid sequence is MGVVALRCLIIGFLSVAAAVLPPARAIPLSRASPVPPVSDQARAAGFVDVRSVVADAVIDLRYATPDNFVGIPVYPADARCLVHESLVPGLVAAADRLRQGGERLVFWDCYRPHEVQVRMFEAVPNPAWVARPGRFARSHETGRSVDVTLAGSNGLADMGTGFDDFSSRSHAEATEGVSAPAQANRARLRDAMTAGGLTPYSGEWWHFDGPGAAQDRPILEVPLD
- a CDS encoding XdhC family protein; protein product: MRDVLDELLAVWRTGGTAGLSTVVRTMRSAPRPPGAAMVVSPDGSVAGSVSGGCVEAAVYEVANDVVASGVPELQRYGVSDDEAFSVGLTCGGTIDVFTEPVSRNTFPQLQSVADDIAAHRAVAVATIVAHPDHKRLGLRLIVGADSATGSLGSARADAAVADDARGLLAAGRSAVLSYGPDGQRQEAGMEVFIASHAPRPRMLVFGAIDFASALAQQGSLLSYRVTVCDARPVFTTAARFPAAEDVVVDWPHRYLAAQAEAGAIDARTAICVLTHDPKFDVPVLEVALRLPEVGYIGVMGSRRTHDDRMRRLREAGLTDSELARLASPIGLDLGARTPEETAVSIAAEIIARRWGGGGRPLSGTGGRIHH